One segment of Saprospiraceae bacterium DNA contains the following:
- a CDS encoding DUF4382 domain-containing protein: MKKVFLITFALGLAAFFACNKDDNSSAKDLVTLHIRLTDGPGDYQQVNVDIKEVRIKAANDTSQWVSLNTNAGIYNLLDFQNGVDTLLATGMVPADVLKEVRFILGPDNSVMVDSIVYPLQTPSAQQSGLKIKIDKSLNLDINTLTLDFDAEQSVVKTGNGGFILKPVIKVKN, encoded by the coding sequence ATGAAAAAAGTGTTCTTAATCACATTCGCTCTCGGTCTGGCCGCCTTCTTCGCTTGCAACAAAGACGACAACAGCAGCGCCAAAGACTTGGTCACCCTTCATATCCGTCTCACGGATGGCCCCGGCGATTATCAGCAAGTCAACGTGGACATCAAGGAGGTGCGCATCAAAGCGGCCAACGACACCTCGCAGTGGGTTTCCTTGAATACCAACGCGGGCATTTACAACCTGCTCGATTTTCAAAACGGCGTGGACACGTTGCTCGCAACAGGCATGGTGCCAGCCGACGTGTTGAAAGAGGTCCGCTTCATCCTCGGCCCCGACAACTCGGTGATGGTGGATAGCATCGTTTATCCGCTCCAGACCCCCAGCGCGCAGCAGTCCGGCCTGAAAATAAAGATTGACAAATCGCTCAACCTTGACATCAACACCCTCACACTCGATTTCGACGCCGAACAGTCCGTGGTCAAGACAGGCAACGGCGGCTTCATCTTGAAGCCAGTCATCAAAGTGAAAAACTGA
- the scpB gene encoding SMC-Scp complex subunit ScpB → MKQHIEALIFASPQAIPTADIKSALEEALQMEVSEADILAAIEETRAQFSQDNFAFELVEIAGGWQFLTKGAYHNAVAIHLKQTTKKRLSQAAMETLALIAYKQPVSRSELEEIRGVNCDYALQKLLEKELVTIAGRSEGPGRPLLYATSEKFMDYMGINSLADLPKPKDFKEVENTVGEAPAAEEVVERN, encoded by the coding sequence ATGAAACAACACATCGAAGCCCTCATCTTTGCTTCACCGCAAGCGATACCCACAGCCGATATCAAATCGGCACTGGAAGAAGCTCTCCAGATGGAGGTGTCGGAGGCTGACATCTTGGCCGCCATCGAAGAGACCCGAGCGCAGTTTTCGCAGGATAATTTCGCATTCGAGTTGGTGGAAATAGCCGGGGGGTGGCAGTTTCTCACTAAGGGTGCCTACCACAACGCAGTTGCCATTCATCTCAAACAGACAACCAAAAAACGGCTTTCGCAGGCAGCCATGGAAACGCTGGCACTCATTGCCTACAAACAACCCGTGAGCCGCTCCGAGCTCGAGGAAATTCGCGGAGTCAACTGCGACTACGCTTTGCAGAAACTTTTGGAAAAAGAACTTGTTACAATCGCCGGGCGTAGCGAAGGCCCCGGTCGCCCGCTACTCTATGCCACTTCCGAAAAATTCATGGACTATATGGGCATCAATAGTTTGGCAGACCTGCCCAAACCCAAAGATTTCAAAGAGGTGGAAAACACGGTGGGAGAAGCACCTGCCGCGGAAGAAGTGGTAGAGAGGAACTGA
- a CDS encoding DUF2480 family protein: METTLEQPLVNRVAQSGLLTIDLEELYPVGEIVPFDLKDYLFMGLILKEKDFREALKTHDWSQYEGKNLAVFCSADAIIPMWAYMLVATHAAPFASDVALTSPDLFAETAFLRKLATLNMDDYAGKRIVVKGCSDKPVPPSAYMEITRRLQPVAQSIMFGEPCSTVPVYKKK; this comes from the coding sequence GTGGAGACCACACTCGAACAACCACTCGTCAATCGCGTCGCGCAAAGCGGCCTCCTCACCATTGACTTGGAAGAGCTTTATCCGGTCGGTGAAATCGTACCCTTCGACTTAAAGGACTACCTGTTCATGGGGCTGATTTTGAAGGAAAAAGATTTTCGGGAGGCCTTGAAAACCCATGATTGGTCGCAGTATGAAGGGAAAAACCTAGCCGTGTTTTGCTCCGCCGATGCCATCATTCCGATGTGGGCCTATATGCTTGTGGCCACACACGCCGCACCTTTTGCCAGCGATGTTGCACTCACCTCTCCCGATTTATTTGCCGAAACCGCTTTTTTGCGAAAACTCGCCACGCTGAACATGGACGACTACGCAGGCAAGCGAATCGTCGTCAAAGGTTGCAGCGACAAGCCCGTGCCTCCCTCAGCGTATATGGAAATCACGCGCCGCCTCCAACCCGTGGCTCAGAGCATCATGTTCGGCGAACCCTGCTCCACCGTGCCTGTTTACAAGAAAAAGTAA
- a CDS encoding ABC transporter ATP-binding protein, whose amino-acid sequence MSDTQKFNYPLFRRVMAMVKPYKRTFYFTAALTLVLAPLAVLRPKLVETMVDDYIVTSNVGGMALLTCIILGVLLLEVVLRYFFLYWADWLGQATIRDLRVKVFNHVTSLNLNYFDKTPIGQSTTRTINDIEAINTVFSEGSITILADLMTLTAVLAMMFYTSWKLTLVVLVVFPLLIWGSYQFKESVRKSYEKVRNHIATMNSFLQERISGMRIVQIFNAEAREAEKFRQINRDYTSANLRAIFAYAVFFPVVDIISALSLGLMVWYGARGVLMEEVTIGMLVAFPLYITMLYRPIRMLADKFNTLQMGLIAAERVFRLLENNDKVQNSGHLAPEKLQGRVEFDQVHFSYSGDVEKDAILRGVSFEINPGDTLAIVGSTGSGKTTIISLLNRFYEVQKGQIRIDGHDLRAYDVFALRRRIAVVLQDVFLFSGTVLENITLRDTSITEEQVVKAAKMIGAHKFIQKLPGGYQYQVMERGATLSMGQRQLISFVRALVFNPDILILDEATSSIDPESEAVIQHAIETLIAKRTSIIIAHRLSTIRHATNILVLEKGEVKEFGSHDVLLELEEGKYRELYEKQFLQVTAEAGV is encoded by the coding sequence ATGTCTGACACTCAGAAATTCAACTACCCCTTATTCCGCCGAGTGATGGCTATGGTGAAGCCTTACAAGCGGACCTTTTACTTCACCGCAGCGCTGACGCTTGTGCTTGCCCCGTTGGCAGTGCTTCGACCCAAATTGGTGGAAACGATGGTGGACGACTACATCGTGACGAGCAACGTGGGTGGCATGGCGCTTTTGACTTGCATCATCTTGGGCGTGTTGTTGTTGGAAGTGGTGCTGCGCTATTTCTTCCTCTATTGGGCCGATTGGCTTGGGCAAGCAACCATACGCGACCTGCGCGTGAAGGTGTTCAACCACGTCACGAGCCTCAATCTCAACTATTTCGACAAAACACCTATCGGCCAAAGCACCACACGCACCATCAACGACATTGAGGCCATCAACACCGTTTTTTCAGAGGGAAGCATCACGATTCTGGCAGACTTGATGACGCTGACGGCTGTTTTGGCCATGATGTTTTACACCTCATGGAAATTGACGTTGGTGGTGCTGGTGGTCTTCCCACTCTTGATATGGGGTAGTTACCAATTCAAGGAAAGCGTGCGCAAGAGCTATGAGAAAGTGCGCAATCACATTGCCACCATGAACTCTTTTTTGCAGGAACGCATCAGCGGAATGCGCATCGTGCAAATTTTCAACGCGGAGGCCCGCGAAGCGGAGAAATTCCGCCAAATCAACAGGGACTACACCTCGGCCAACCTGCGGGCCATTTTCGCCTACGCCGTTTTTTTCCCGGTGGTTGACATCATTTCGGCACTCTCGCTCGGCCTCATGGTGTGGTATGGCGCTCGCGGCGTGCTCATGGAGGAAGTGACGATTGGGATGCTTGTCGCTTTCCCGCTTTACATCACGATGCTCTACCGCCCCATCCGAATGTTGGCCGATAAGTTTAACACCCTCCAAATGGGGTTGATTGCCGCGGAACGCGTGTTCAGGCTATTGGAAAACAATGACAAAGTGCAAAACTCCGGCCATCTGGCCCCTGAAAAACTGCAAGGCAGGGTGGAGTTCGACCAAGTGCATTTTTCTTACAGCGGTGATGTGGAAAAAGACGCGATACTGCGCGGTGTTTCTTTTGAAATAAATCCCGGCGACACGTTGGCCATCGTGGGCAGCACAGGTAGCGGGAAGACGACGATTATCAGCCTGCTCAATCGTTTCTACGAAGTTCAGAAGGGGCAAATTCGCATTGACGGCCACGACCTGCGAGCGTATGACGTGTTCGCGCTGCGCCGTCGCATCGCGGTCGTGCTGCAAGATGTTTTTCTCTTTTCAGGCACCGTGCTCGAAAACATCACCTTGCGCGACACGAGCATCACGGAGGAACAAGTGGTGAAGGCTGCGAAAATGATTGGCGCACACAAGTTTATCCAAAAATTGCCGGGCGGCTATCAATATCAGGTGATGGAGCGAGGCGCGACGCTTTCGATGGGCCAACGCCAGTTGATTTCCTTCGTGCGGGCGCTTGTGTTCAATCCAGACATACTTATTCTCGACGAGGCTACTTCGTCTATTGACCCCGAATCGGAAGCCGTCATACAACACGCCATCGAGACGCTCATCGCCAAGCGCACGAGCATCATCATCGCGCATCGCCTCTCGACGATTCGCCACGCCACAAACATTTTGGTCTTGGAAAAAGGCGAGGTCAAGGAATTCGGCTCGCACGATGTGTTGCTCGAACTGGAAGAGGGCAAATACCGCGAGTTGTACGAAAAACAATTTTTGCAAGTGACGGCGGAGGCTGGGGTTTGA
- a CDS encoding DUF4199 domain-containing protein, with translation MLTNPSYPDPSTVSYRQLAIRFGAIWAAVGILSSLVAFLTNTDPSMPTTGSIKWVYTLIGVGVAIWAIVSAIKADRDEQLGGYIGLGRCIGIGALTGLVAGAIGAVFSILYLTVINPGYKQQMMDAMQEAWAEQGMSEEQIELAASMSSAFTNPIGVSLMQVFMSVLIGLIIGLIAGLVMKRERSVI, from the coding sequence ATGCTCACCAATCCTTCCTACCCGGACCCCTCCACCGTTTCCTACCGTCAGCTGGCCATCCGATTCGGCGCTATTTGGGCAGCTGTCGGCATTCTTTCATCGCTGGTCGCCTTCCTCACCAACACTGACCCTTCCATGCCAACTACTGGCTCCATCAAGTGGGTCTATACACTGATTGGAGTGGGCGTGGCTATATGGGCCATCGTCAGCGCAATCAAAGCTGACAGGGATGAGCAATTGGGCGGTTACATTGGCTTGGGCCGTTGCATCGGCATAGGCGCGCTCACTGGCTTGGTCGCGGGCGCTATCGGAGCCGTTTTTTCCATTCTCTACCTGACGGTCATCAATCCCGGTTACAAGCAACAAATGATGGATGCCATGCAAGAGGCTTGGGCCGAACAGGGCATGAGCGAGGAACAAATCGAATTGGCCGCAAGCATGTCATCAGCTTTCACCAACCCGATAGGGGTGTCTCTCATGCAGGTATTCATGAGTGTGCTGATTGGCCTCATTATCGGCCTCATAGCGGGGCTGGTCATGAAGCGCGAACGCTCTGTCATTTGA
- a CDS encoding DUF4199 family protein produces MKNVSVRYGLLGGMVVVFFFVMLYIVKKDYLLNIWLYWGSLVFYLLFMWQAAKEDCAEKGVARDFRDIIRTPFTVFLLVNLLFWLCWYTLHLADPELLRMETQLQLDYLQKQLDAGPGDPQRANQLREQIQTIEKEGVSLTMGTVFMQMGIGALGGFLLAAGIAGIMRARK; encoded by the coding sequence ATGAAAAATGTCAGTGTTCGATATGGTCTTTTGGGCGGCATGGTAGTCGTCTTCTTTTTTGTGATGCTCTATATTGTCAAAAAAGACTACCTGCTCAATATCTGGCTCTATTGGGGGAGTCTGGTCTTCTATCTATTGTTCATGTGGCAAGCTGCTAAAGAAGACTGTGCCGAGAAAGGCGTTGCCCGCGACTTCCGCGACATTATCCGAACGCCGTTCACTGTCTTTTTACTGGTCAACCTGCTATTCTGGCTTTGCTGGTACACGCTACATTTGGCCGACCCCGAATTGTTGCGGATGGAGACCCAGCTCCAATTGGACTACCTGCAAAAACAACTTGATGCAGGCCCCGGCGACCCGCAACGAGCCAATCAACTCCGCGAACAGATTCAAACCATTGAAAAAGAGGGGGTTTCGCTCACCATGGGCACCGTGTTCATGCAAATGGGCATCGGTGCCTTGGGCGGGTTCCTGTTGGCTGCCGGCATCGCTGGCATCATGCGCGCGAGAAAATGA
- a CDS encoding NAD(P)/FAD-dependent oxidoreductase, which produces MENQKTIETDIIIIGAGPVGLFAVFEAGLLKLRCHLIDALPYPGGQLTEIYPKKPIYDIPGCPEILASDLVSNLMRQIAPFKPGFTLGERAETVEKQADGRWLVTTSKGAKHLAPVIFIAAGLGSFEPRKPPIDNIGEFEDKGVEYFVRNPEFYQNRRVVIAGGGDSALDWAIYLSKVARELTLVHRRTEFRGAPDSVEKIQYLAKKGKIKLLTNSQVVGLNGNGQLHSVTIQHDTEGAFQIPTDHFVPLFGLTPKLGPIANWGLGIDKNAIEVNTLDYSTNVPGIFAIGDINTYTGKLKLILCGFHEATLACQSAFKIVHPDQKLSFKYTTVTGIEGMGN; this is translated from the coding sequence ATGGAAAATCAAAAAACGATAGAGACTGACATTATCATCATTGGGGCGGGGCCTGTGGGTCTGTTCGCCGTGTTCGAGGCGGGATTGTTGAAATTGCGCTGTCACCTCATTGATGCCCTACCCTATCCCGGTGGGCAGCTCACGGAAATTTATCCGAAAAAGCCCATCTACGACATTCCCGGTTGCCCGGAGATTCTGGCAAGCGACTTGGTAAGCAACTTGATGCGCCAAATCGCCCCCTTCAAACCGGGCTTCACGCTGGGCGAACGCGCCGAAACCGTTGAAAAACAAGCAGATGGCCGATGGCTCGTCACCACCTCGAAGGGCGCCAAGCACCTCGCGCCCGTCATTTTCATCGCCGCAGGCTTGGGCAGTTTTGAGCCTCGAAAGCCTCCGATTGACAACATCGGCGAGTTTGAGGACAAGGGTGTGGAATACTTCGTGCGCAACCCGGAATTCTACCAGAATCGCCGCGTCGTCATTGCTGGCGGTGGCGACTCGGCCCTCGATTGGGCGATTTATCTTTCCAAAGTCGCCCGTGAGCTGACGCTCGTTCATCGCCGAACGGAGTTTCGCGGCGCGCCTGACTCGGTGGAAAAAATCCAGTATCTGGCAAAAAAAGGAAAAATCAAACTTCTCACCAACTCGCAAGTCGTCGGGCTGAATGGCAACGGTCAGCTCCACAGCGTCACCATCCAACACGACACGGAAGGGGCGTTCCAGATACCGACCGACCATTTTGTGCCGCTTTTTGGCCTCACGCCCAAACTTGGCCCGATTGCCAACTGGGGACTTGGCATTGACAAGAACGCCATTGAGGTCAACACGCTTGACTACAGCACCAACGTGCCGGGCATCTTTGCCATTGGCGACATCAATACCTACACGGGCAAACTCAAGCTGATTCTCTGCGGCTTCCACGAGGCAACGCTGGCTTGCCAGTCAGCCTTCAAAATCGTGCACCCCGACCAAAAGCTGTCGTTCAAATACACGACGGTGACGGGGATAGAGGGCATGGGCAATTGA
- a CDS encoding DUF2029 domain-containing protein: MKDFWKNKRVLWTVYALAAVIVSAQALHLGERAGGYTFYENYVIFKNAFPHLLHGLNPYADFPAEQWDLYKYSPAFALFMAPFAALPDWAGLPLWNLLNALVLLAAILRLPLLSEGQRGFVAWFVLLELITSMQNSQSNGLTAGLMLWTFIAFERGKMWQAAGFVAGSAFIKIFGFASAVLVLLYAKWRAFLVFSESNGSAFWKFVGWLMAWVLSLALIPLLFMSPSHLWQVYEWWWELLRDDHAASVGLSVQGWLQTWFGWMPSKMGVTLAGMAILTASIVAVSRVPSAANRVLACASLMLWVVVFNHKAESPTFIIAMCGIALWWCVAEKRAWERALLWVAFALVSLSPTDIFPPNIRREIIQPFVLKAVPCIAIWGIITWKLLRRARTHFIRGQKLKT, translated from the coding sequence ATGAAGGATTTTTGGAAAAACAAGAGGGTCTTGTGGACGGTGTATGCACTGGCCGCGGTCATCGTCTCGGCGCAGGCGCTGCATTTGGGCGAACGCGCAGGCGGATATACTTTTTACGAGAACTACGTCATTTTCAAAAACGCCTTCCCTCACCTGTTGCATGGGCTGAATCCCTACGCCGACTTTCCCGCCGAACAATGGGACCTGTACAAATATAGCCCGGCATTCGCGCTCTTCATGGCCCCCTTTGCCGCGTTGCCCGATTGGGCGGGGCTGCCCTTGTGGAACCTCCTGAATGCGCTCGTCCTTTTGGCAGCCATTCTCCGACTTCCTTTGCTGTCGGAGGGTCAAAGAGGCTTTGTCGCTTGGTTCGTGCTGTTAGAGCTCATCACTTCCATGCAAAACAGCCAAAGCAATGGCCTTACCGCAGGGCTGATGCTGTGGACATTCATCGCTTTTGAGCGCGGCAAAATGTGGCAAGCGGCTGGCTTCGTGGCAGGATCGGCTTTCATCAAAATTTTTGGATTCGCGTCGGCGGTGCTAGTGCTGCTCTATGCGAAGTGGCGGGCGTTTTTGGTGTTTTCCGAAAGCAATGGGAGCGCGTTTTGGAAATTTGTGGGATGGCTCATGGCATGGGTGTTGTCGCTTGCATTGATTCCTTTGCTGTTCATGTCGCCCTCGCATTTGTGGCAAGTGTACGAATGGTGGTGGGAGCTCTTGCGCGACGACCACGCGGCATCCGTTGGGCTGTCGGTGCAGGGCTGGCTACAAACATGGTTTGGTTGGATGCCCTCGAAAATGGGCGTGACGCTGGCGGGAATGGCCATTTTAACTGCAAGCATTGTTGCCGTGTCCCGAGTACCGTCTGCCGCAAACCGCGTGCTAGCGTGTGCGTCGCTTATGCTCTGGGTTGTCGTTTTCAACCACAAAGCCGAATCGCCGACCTTTATCATCGCCATGTGCGGCATCGCGTTGTGGTGGTGCGTAGCGGAAAAAAGGGCGTGGGAAAGAGCCTTGTTGTGGGTTGCATTCGCTTTGGTCTCGTTGTCGCCGACGGACATTTTTCCGCCCAATATTCGCCGCGAAATCATTCAGCCTTTCGTGTTGAAAGCCGTGCCTTGCATCGCCATTTGGGGGATTATAACCTGGAAATTATTACGACGAGCTCGGACGCATTTTATTCGCGGTCAAAAACTTAAAACATGA